AGCAGGTTGAAGACCTCCTCGGTGTTGGGTACCCTGTAGGGAACTCTCAGGTCTTTGTATCTGCAGCTTAGCTCTGCACGGATATCATACAGAGTGATTCCCTTGTTGCCGTAACCCTAAAGGGACCAAACACAAGAAAGCGGTTTGTTTTGGCTTCACGAGTTCCTGACACATATAGTTGTGTCTGGACTTAATAATCACAGCCTAATCCACATCCTACACACAGACCTGTCTCTCCAGCTCTTCAGCGAAGGCATCCAAGTCCAGATCTTTGAGACGTTCTGGATTTTCTAAGATTTCCTCCAGGGCTCCGGCTGGGTTAGCGTCCTCTGCTGACTCGTCATACTCGAGGGCATCTACAGCCATCTTACGAGCCCACTCGTATGTCTCAGGGTGGACACGAGACCCATCCAGAACCTCGATGTAGGAGTCCGTACTGTGAGGAGAGGTTGAGATAAGAAAAAAACGAATGACTGATCACACCCTTGTCTGAAAATTGCATTAGCACTATGAGAAATAGCTGGATGGCCTGAGCATGTACCAGAGCCCTACTAGGTACCAACCTGTCTCCAAGGGACGCAGTGTCGATCTTGATGAAACCAGCACAATTGATAAAAACCTTTGGTCCCATGTGACACATTGTGACGAGCTGGGTTCTGTTTTCCAGACGAGTGTTGTTCTGCTTCAGAATCTGCACAAAGACAAGGTCCAGCTGATAAAAACACTATACTCTGAAATACGACAAAAAAAACGTAATATTAGCAGAATATATGCTGACCTTAAGGAGGTGGGAGCCCTTCCTTGGTCCCAAACCACAGACAAACTGGACCAGACTCTGAGTGTGAGGATGAGCGATCGCCCTATTCACGTCCACTCCAACTTCATTGACACGGTTGATGAATTCACAGTAAAGAGCAGAAAGCAAATCCTCCTTCACCACTTGTTCCTGAGGAAAAAAGGTCATTCGTTTCACAAATATGTGCAGAATGCAGGTGCAGAATCATGTTTCAGTTCATCACTTATCGTTAATAGCAGTTATGATTAATGAATTGGCTGAATGATTATTGAGTGGTTTTCAGACCTCAATCTTGAAGGAAAAACTAAGCTTTCACCACATGATTGGTCTGGGTAATGTCAAGAGAAGTGGACAAAAAACCTCAACAATAAACATCCctgaaatttgttttattatacaaTTACAGTGATATCAAATCAGTCTTCAAGAGAAATCTGTAAagaacatacagaaacaaatgCATATACTACACATGCCCTTGTCTTTTCTTCTATCTCTCACCTGTAACGGGTGAAGTTTGAGGCAGAGAATATCTTCGTCCGAGCTGCAGACCTGAGCGTACTCCACCAGGGGATCCTGAATCTTCCTGGCTATCGACACAGCCTGTCGCAGCAAAGGGGGGTAATCCCTAAAATCGacctgcacagacagaatgCAGAGTGTCAGGAGAAGACCAAAGGTAAAGAGAACCATGTGTCAAACTTAGATCAAGTTAGATCAAGAGTTCACCTCAGACTTCTTGCTGTTCATGTACAACGTGGCCAGTTCATTGTCAATCAGTTCCACTCCCACAGCAGGCAGAGAGGACTCTTGTTCGAGCTCGCTGACGGCCCTCTTGATGTCCTCCATGATCATTTGGGCGTCTCTGCATACACACAGAATATTTGTAAACTTAACACTGTGACTCCTCTATACTCATTAATGTTGttccaaatacacacatgtagttttCCAGCACATACTTAAGTAAACTTACCGGCTTTctccagcaacagctacaacatGCGGCTTCTTGCTGGACAGAAACTTCTTGAGAGTCTCAATGTCGTGGGCCTGAAGatgacggacacacacaaaagggTGATCATctcaatgaaaagaaaaacatctgttgaCTGCAATAATGCACAGTTGGGTTTTCTTCTTGtaccttcttctctctctcatcctccctgAAAGCATTCCTCCTCTTCATGAAGTAGGGCAGACGCAGGAAGTCCACCACCTCTCCTTCCCCGTTGATCAGAGCACAGAAAACTGGTGTATCTCTGTCagtgcaaagtgtgtgtgtaagaaactATACTGTTACATAATCTTGCCATTTATGGGGCAAACATTCTCTGATCTTAACACAGTTAAAATTTGCTCATGCAAATTTTAAGGGATTATTCTGATATTGATACCAACAATTCAAGCTACTAATATATCTGGGGGGAAATGTAGGGCCCATACCTGCTTGGTGCGTATGCCACACCCAGTACCCGAATTCCTTTGCCCTGACTCTCATCCATCAGATCGTCGTCTTCCTCAACTTGCTGATCTGGTCTGTAAGAAGCCACCTTAAGCCAGTTATACAGTCGGCGACAGCAGGACTACGAGAAGAGAAGGACACAGACAGTTCAGGGTGAATTTTAAGGCTAAAACACtaatcaaaaatacattttttccccaTGATTTCTGAAACATGATATTATTTGGTTTGGACACATATCACAAATTACCCTGACGATGCTCTCTTTGGCCTCAGAGATCAGTTTGCTCTTGAGCTCCTTGGCCATCTGAGGATAGAGGAACTGATTGAGAGCTCTCTCTATGGCTAAAGTTCGCTGCCTGTTCCACTCCTGCACCTGGTGACTGAACTCATCCCTGTAGTAGAACTGTTTGATCTCGTCAAAGTATGTCTGGTCCCCAGTAAATCTGaggagaaagacacagagagaagcagagactTAATACTATCACATTAACAACTCAAACAGCCTCACGCTCTACTGACAAGGATGTGGATAAAAACATAAGCTACAGCTTAAAATGTCAAGAAATTAAACTCCAGGGACATAACCTActtatgaaacattttctgcCAACATCCAAGTTAGGTTTCTACAGATGATGAAAATGGCACAACAGTTTATCACATCAGATTCTATGCTTGGGAAATGTGCTACGGGCAAAGAATGCCAGACAACTTGACTTGGTGTAATTTGCCAGAAAACCTAACTTGGTGTAATTTGCCATGATCCTCGATCATTTGTCTGCCTATGATCATGAATTGACTTAATTGAGGAGGCTCATCCTGGCTCACCAACACCATCAAACTGTTCTTTCCCCATTTTTGGTTGATAGTATTGTCACTGTCTTTACCCTTTGACCCCTATAAGGTCGATACAGATGTCAATGGAAAGCAGCCCCTCTTCCTCTGCCAGGCACATCTTCAAGAACTGATCTCCATTCAGCTCCTTTACGGCCTTGTTCTTAAGATACTTGAAGGAGAAGGCAAAATGTGCCTCATCTACCTCCTACACAGAGTAAACAAATGGCAATGACAGGTTAGATTAATACTTCCTCCTTAGATTTGTtatatgtgattttattttctcaatgtcAATGTTATTAAATGCATCTCTACCTTTTTGCCCTTCTTTGTAGGTTTGATGTTGATCTTGGCCCTCTCCTGGAATGTCTGTCGGAGAACATGTCTGACTAGAGGTTCCCGAGCAATCTGCATGGCCACCATGTACCTTGTTCCTTCCAGCACTGCCTCAGGAGTGCTGAACTGACTGCACACATAATCTTTGGCTAGTTCTACGGGCTCAGCAGGGAATTGTTCTGTCTCGTGACGCTGGTAACTGTCTCTCAGATTTTCTCCAAACTGCTCTGGAGTTAAACCAAACTTCTTAGCCAAACCATCTACAGTaaggaagaaacagaaaaagatgtTGAAGTGCAGGCATTGGACAGGATTGGTTCTACCAAAATATTGACTGTGCAACAGATGACACTATAGAGGCTGAGATCTGAATGTGATACTAAAACTTTGAGATTGTGTACGAAGTAAAAAAAGACTCACCAAGTCCTACACTCTGACAGATGCTGTACATATCTCGACGAGATGCCAGCTTAAGGTCAGGTCCTttctgttcttcttcctcttcttctacctccacttcttcttcttcacctatGAGGGAAGCactaattatttaatataatgcAAACACCGCAAACGCAAAAAGCTATTTATAAGATCTGAAAACATCTGaagtatccatccatcatcatctTACACATCACCCAACTTACCATCCTCTGTCACTTCCTTGATCTTCCTGAGCCTCTTCTTGCTGGTTTTGGCAGAGTTCTGCATCTTGGGGATGTCTCGGCCATAGTAGAGTAGAAAGTGGTTGTACACATCACCCAGCTCTTCAAGAGTCTGCACATCTTTCAGCCTATGGacaattaaatgttttgaatggGTGAGCATCATTGTTAATAATCAACCACTATGTGAAATTCTTACATTAATTCACATCCGATTACAGTACAAATACAAACTCCAGTTTTATCAAGACATACCTCTCCAGGTCAGAAGTGTCCAGAGGACGGATGCCGTCGGCCAAAGGTTTGTCAGGATCAGCAGAGATCTGCTCAAACTGGTAGGACTGCATCTTCTGAAACAGACGGGTCAGGTTCTGCTTCCGGGTCTTCAGCTGAGTCCACtaatgaggaggtggaggatgaaaacatttaagTCGGGAAACCAGAGGTTGCATACTCCACTAAGATGAAGCACTAGGAAGATTCATTATTTCACATTGACTCCTAACGATGGTGTTTGTTAGTCTAATCGATTTCCTTGTGAAAACAACCATATGAACTTCACCTTTTCATCCCACTGCCACACCTTCCACAGGTCATTGATGTTCAACTCTGGTTCCACATATTCTTTCCTGTAAAAAGCTATGAAGGGAAcctaagaaaaatacaaatatgggGTCTTTACAAGAGCAACACATTTTGGATAACTTCTTTAAGACATGATGAGTAGTtgataatataatgaaaatTGTCATcaaacaaaggaaacatatgaAAAAGTTCATCGTATGAGTAAGTTGAGCTCACTGTACCTCAAATTGTTGATTCCTCATAAAGTTGAGGGCCTCTTTTATCTTGGCAATAGTGCTGGGACCTTTCCTGCTGAAGTTTGTGGTTGTCCCTCTGTCTAGGTAATCTGTGCTCTCCTGTTTaggatcacacaaaaaaaattgtgagGAGATGAATCTACATAAAATCTACTACGTTTTTGTGTTTATACGAGAGTATGCGTCATACCTGCATGGATATTGTAAGAGTGGAGAAGCCATGTCTAAAGATCCACTCggcttcctcctccagctcatcaTCCTCAGCAGGTTTCACCGGGATGGAGCGTAACTACAAGGTAAATGACAGAGTCAACAAGACACTCAGAAAGACAGCAGCACAACATTTCAGAGATTAAATAACCATTCATTAAGTTGCCCCACCCCTAACAATAGTGTATagatgaacaaacacacacacctggaacCTCTCGGGCATGTCTGTCGTGCGGATCTCATTATCCTGGTCGGTCATGTGACTACTTTCCAGCTCACTGGGCTCATAGATCTCAAAGATACTCTTCCTCCCCTGCCTCCTCTTAGTCTGTTTCTTAGGCCGGTCCCAGCCCTCCTCATCCtggtcctcttcctcctcctcaccctggTCGTAGGCGTCCGCATCAAAGTCGGCGAAGTCAAAGTCGCCACCGAAAATCTCCTGGGCCTCCTGGAGGGCTCTGTTGGAGGATTAATAGCGATtatgtaattttctttatttgtatctTAAAACAATTatcatttaatgtttattatctCATTGTTAACTGATGTATATcaatattttgaatttaaatattgaGGTGACACTCAAGTCATACTACATAAGTCATTGTGTAACAAAACAATGATACATGCACCAGTAGAATTACTGTTTAAACTACAACACTCACGCATCTGTGTATCCTGAGAActtcttccccctctttttAGTGATGGGCTGTCCATCATCATCTACGATAAAATCGTCTATATCTgtgaaagaaaagcacattttattaaatgaaaatcCATTTTATACCACATCATTTCGAGATCAAGTGTGAGTTGAAATgacttcagttttatttccaaCCTTTGTAGATAATTAAACACAGATCTAAAAAATCCTTCTGGCCTACCTGACTCCTcgtcctctccctcttcatcgTCATCTGCATGTTGGAGAGGCTCGTccacagcttctccttcctccagatCACCATCTGCATCCCCATGAAAGATCTCATCTGCAATTAGGTctttctcatcatcatcatcatcttccagTGTTTTTACACGGtcatatttcttcttctgtaaCACAAAACAAGGACAGCATTTATTAATTGTACAACTATGACATGATAATGCAAGGTAGAAATGTAGCTACACAGTTGAAATTGTAATTACACATATACAATAGCAATGAGAAATGATTCTCACCCTTCTTTTCACTTTAACACCCAGGTTTTCCTCAATTAGGTCAAGATCGTCATCATCCAGGTAGTCATCATAATCTGCAAAGAGGAAAAGACTTAGTCAGAGGAAACAACTTCAAGTCATGTTATTACCACTATAAAAACAGTGCTTCT
The Hippoglossus stenolepis isolate QCI-W04-F060 chromosome 15, HSTE1.2, whole genome shotgun sequence DNA segment above includes these coding regions:
- the supt6h gene encoding transcription elongation factor SPT6, with the translated sequence MSDFIESEAEESEEEFAEKDLKPKKTQRFLEEDDEEEEENTEDQDERGNLRGLIDDGDEEGEEGEEAGKSGSGAGSDSEEEVRHRRKKRNYDDYLDDDDLDLIEENLGVKVKRRKKKYDRVKTLEDDDDDEKDLIADEIFHGDADGDLEEGEAVDEPLQHADDDEEGEDEESDIDDFIVDDDGQPITKKRGKKFSGYTDAALQEAQEIFGGDFDFADFDADAYDQGEEEEEDQDEEGWDRPKKQTKRRQGRKSIFEIYEPSELESSHMTDQDNEIRTTDMPERFQLRSIPVKPAEDDELEEEAEWIFRHGFSTLTISMQESTDYLDRGTTTNFSRKGPSTIAKIKEALNFMRNQQFEVPFIAFYRKEYVEPELNINDLWKVWQWDEKWTQLKTRKQNLTRLFQKMQSYQFEQISADPDKPLADGIRPLDTSDLERLKDVQTLEELGDVYNHFLLYYGRDIPKMQNSAKTSKKRLRKIKEVTEDGEEEEVEVEEEEEEQKGPDLKLASRRDMYSICQSVGLDGLAKKFGLTPEQFGENLRDSYQRHETEQFPAEPVELAKDYVCSQFSTPEAVLEGTRYMVAMQIAREPLVRHVLRQTFQERAKINIKPTKKGKKEVDEAHFAFSFKYLKNKAVKELNGDQFLKMCLAEEEGLLSIDICIDLIGVKGFTGDQTYFDEIKQFYYRDEFSHQVQEWNRQRTLAIERALNQFLYPQMAKELKSKLISEAKESIVRSCCRRLYNWLKVASYRPDQQVEEDDDLMDESQGKGIRVLGVAYAPSRDTPVFCALINGEGEVVDFLRLPYFMKRRNAFREDEREKKAHDIETLKKFLSSKKPHVVAVAGESRDAQMIMEDIKRAVSELEQESSLPAVGVELIDNELATLYMNSKKSEVDFRDYPPLLRQAVSIARKIQDPLVEYAQVCSSDEDILCLKLHPLQEQVVKEDLLSALYCEFINRVNEVGVDVNRAIAHPHTQSLVQFVCGLGPRKGSHLLKILKQNNTRLENRTQLVTMCHMGPKVFINCAGFIKIDTASLGDSTDSYIEVLDGSRVHPETYEWARKMAVDALEYDESAEDANPAGALEEILENPERLKDLDLDAFAEELERQGYGNKGITLYDIRAELSCRYKDLRVPYRVPNTEEVFNLLTKETPETFYIGKLITSIVTGIAHRRPQGESYDQAIRNDSTGLWQCPFCQQDNFPELSEVWNHFDSGSCPGQAIGVRSRLDNGVQGFIPTKFLSDKVVKHPEERVKVGMTVHCRIMKIDIEKFSVDLTCRTSDLMDKANEWKLPKDSYYDFDHESEDQKQEEDLKKKQQRTPYIKRVIAHPNFHNISFNQAEKMMETLDQGDLIIRPSSKGENHLTVTWKVADGIYQHVDVREEGKENAFSLGHTLWIISEEFEDLDEITARYIQPMASFARDLLGHKYFHECSGGSKEKMEELLVKTKREKPTFIPYFVSACKELPGKFVLGYQPRGKPRVEYVTITPDGFRYRSQIFATVNGLFRWFKDHYQEPVPGITPSNSSRTRTPASLNATPANINIADLTRAVNALPRNMTSQMFSAIAAVTGQGQNPNTTPAQWGSSQYGYGGSTGGGGGSSSAYHVFATPQQPIATPLMTPSYSYTTPSQQALGTPQYPSSTPQSSHSHTHGPPQLPHHSHHSSHHGHSSGTPSSSTSSRGRTPQQQQQQPSQQPQPPQPKPSGSNASAVDWGKMAEQWLKEKEAEGRKKTPRMTPRPSPSPMIESTPMSIAGDATPLLDEMDR